A single region of the Pygocentrus nattereri isolate fPygNat1 chromosome 27, fPygNat1.pri, whole genome shotgun sequence genome encodes:
- the LOC108414997 gene encoding perforin-1-like: protein MGWMSRYLLSCWIWCSLFSLVNAEEQPELGGPEDCNNAGFVPGYNLGGEGFDVVKMERKGSYVIDMDKWDIGNGRCKMYENPYLNNKKQKTPAAVVFWRALPKCSMKVSSKMYDSSEALVNDSTSSISNNWKIGLNVMCKGSVSIGGTHSREAQFGMKKSKEDNFSFTKHCVECSFYSYKIASSPPLHHELLQALQSLPREYDSDSYQRIIDMFGTQYTTGVYLGGKMKAVTAIRTCKAALRGLSDTAVKDCLDVEASGTHNGVTLSAEFKHCQALKKKMSTDENFSSVFNERQTEIVGGKINGEDFLFSRNSHPNSLNQWLDSLKTIPDVVTYTLQPLHSVLNKNHPARNGLKKAVENYIRDNALKKVCCGSCKIGHQNSARDRCACVCERSQNILSNCCSVEKGLATLKVFNLYAIGLYGDRWTETDGSVEVSYGDTVRHTAEVTDNDNPRWTESFEFGPVKLSISKKLSFKVYDADSYWNSDLLGECSFDLRSGQVTDMCFFQYGTFFFSYSVECAPSLQGPKCAEYSASPMDSHLAKIFQSRNGILAKDMWKRQEAQNYSNNPYFKGYK, encoded by the exons ATGGGCTGGATGAGTCGTTACCTTCTCAGCTGTTGGATTTGgtgttctcttttctccttgGTCAATGCTGAAGAACAACCAGAACTGGGTGGTCCAGAAGACTGCAACAATGCTGGCTTCGTTCCCGGCTACAACCTTGGTGGAGAAGGCTTTGACGTTGTGAAGATGGAGCGAAAAGGGTCTTATGTCATCGACATGGACAAGTGGGACATTGGGAATGGCCGTTGCAAAATGTATGAGAACCCATACCTGAACAACAAAAAGCAGAAGACACCAGCTGCTGTGGTGTTCTGGAGAGCACTCCCAAAGTGTTCAATGAAGGTCTCCAGCAAGATGTATGATTCGAGTGAAGCTCTTGTGAACGATTCTACTTCTTCAATCTCAAACAACTGGAAAATTGGGCTCAATGTGATGTGTAAGGGTTCAGTTTCGATAGGAGGGACTCATTCCCGTGAAGCACAATTCGGTATGAAGAAGTCAAAGGAGGACAATTTCAGCTTTACCAAGCATTGTGTTGAATGCAGCTTTTACAG CTACAAAATAGCATCTTCACCCCCACTGCATCATGAGCTTCTTCAGGCTCTGCAGTCTCTTCCCCGAGAATATGATTCAGACTCCTATCAACGCATAATTGACATGTTTGGCACACAATATACCACAGGAGTGTACTTAGGTGGGAAGATGAAAGCAGTAACAGCCATCAGAACCTGTAAAGCAGCATTGAGAGGACTTTCGGACACAGCGGTCAAAGACTGTTTGGATGTGGAAGCATCAGGGACACATAATGGTGTTACTTTGAGTGCAGAGTTCAAACACTGTCAAGCCctaaagaagaaaatgagcaCAGATGAAAATTTCAGCTCAGTGTTtaatgagagacagacagagattgtAGGAGGGAAGATCAATGGTGAGGATTTCCTTTTCTCCAGGAACTCGCACCCAAATTCTCTAAACCAGTGGCTGGATTCCCTGAAGACCATCCCAGATGTGGTGACATACACTCTTCAACCCCTACATTCAGTGCTGAACAAGAACCACCCTGCCAGGAACGGACTAAAGAAGGCAGTAGAAAATTATATCCGTGACAACGCCTTAAAAAAGGTTTGCTGTGGGTCCTGTAAGATAGGGCACCAGAATAGTGCAAGAGATCGCTGTGCCTGTGTTTGTGAAAGAAGTCAAAATATACTGTCCAACTGCTGTTCTGTTGAAAAAGGTCTAGCCACACTGAAGGTTTTCAACCTCTACGCCATTGGTTTATATGGAGACCGCTGGACTGAAACAGATGGCTCTGTAGAGGTCAGTTACGGCGACACAGTCAGGCACACTGCTGAAGTTACAGATAATGACAATCCCCGTTGGACAGAATCATTTGAGTTTGGTCCCGTCAAGCTGTCCATCAGCAAAAAACTCTCTTTCAAAGTATATGATGCAGATTCTTACTGGAACAGTGACCTTCTTGGAGAGTGCTCCTTTGACCTGAGAAGTGGACAAGTGACTGACATGTGTTTCTTCCAGTATGGCACCTTCTTTTTCTCCTATTCTGTAGAATGTGCTCCTAGTCTGCAGGGTCCAAAGTGTGCAGAATACAGTGCTTCTCCGATGGACTCCCATCTGGCCAAAATATTCCAGTCCAGAAACGGCATTCTGGCTAAAGATATGTGGAAGCGCCAGGAGGCCCAGAATTACTCCAATAACCCCTATTTCAAGGGTTATAAATAG